Proteins encoded in a region of the Anopheles ziemanni chromosome 2, idAnoZiCoDA_A2_x.2, whole genome shotgun sequence genome:
- the LOC131293233 gene encoding multiple epidermal growth factor-like domains protein 8, with translation MCRRVEITVRTLLSAIVVLHLLPYALVGYTLAKTAQPKQSCDKTRRVFTQSHGEISDGPSGSNYTQDSHCEWLIRAANDSQFITLKFRSMGTECSYDYIFIYDGDSFRSPLLGSFSGNTEPQHVVASSGSMLILLYSDTNYVLEGFRAEFFVTNCPNNCTGNGRCADHMCVCDSGWMGSDCSLEVCPFRCGEEEGRGKCRTDRCECSMDYVGQSCSLHRSNPVPKEWHWLSKSRNGLPPRAAHTAVYHQPSDSLYVFGGYNLNEVLDSLYVYRFAKNQWEDEWGLRVEHNHTEASGSEAEEKALRRAMFLEVETDRLGLSKEPNFLSNVIYTLADNRTDVDGYGNGSRPAARYGHAAATVPDGFVLFGGKLSTGQQANDLWLYNVSHQGGAWFERGLESRLRPPPLTRHTLTLAGGFLYVFGGATEDGEFSPKLFRIALSARGGEEQWEEVIPRGGKALDVRMVAHTTSYQRATNSLIVYGGLVANVARFSRLSERMFAFQLDHKHWAELQYPRTALHDGYAPRERAFHSTNIIGNYLLVFGGYSHKHNKEEICYDNQMYLYHLGCHSWINPEVLGAVGRFRYPKKQGVFAHAAAVRAGNTLLVVGGYHGNVNGDLLAYSLPVMLVVHGGSDTPEAACPRHTSFNECLADLECGWCSADSVCYGRTIGANCTTNLQTTRCKGICSVLGDCHSCLVHGTSSVDLDPKAPSFSIHHHQQSIAHKLGLDRCTWCVQNARCHHKDDNYGVCGEDTPSQKPGWWGSKGTEVTSPRECTALDKRPGLTFLKYLHPMNVSMPDAVMIVNATMADFTSPPSNTPTEQLLGGPGVVARLLGFIRFPPVSPDQSMAWLQACVSHANAVLRTVQVPPRRSSANSHHHPTLPPGGPGLSMNFSANESVCDMLKWPDRANILVDFRAQRNKVGFAHHPHHTHHHGHHGPDLSKMSLQHVYGGALQAFTFEFLEPYSNGTACETYGNCLECLSDSSCGWCELADRCLSRQVSERDACRDGAGNWRYLTIQPAHCSNCSNYISCEQCLGPGAGGESCEWWTEDATCARRGRSEEAVRTLDQCPMPCYQRADCSSCLNDRGRCVWCEATSQCFSFSVYTSEYQFGMCREWLDQTLPLGGGSLAPAIEPPPVVVQQCKSCASHQNCSYCLRSLSCGWCYDEDNPINGVCMQGDFGRSSKECTLSLNGTDRAETRTGSWAYAQCPDVDECELGLHDCHEQAECSNTHGSYNCKCRKGYFGDGVRYCRQTCYESCVHGHCSGAPDFRCVCDLGWTGVDCSVNCACNNHSTCLQGVGKCDRCLNWTEGEFCERCSPGSYGNATTEAGCQRCDCNGHGNVALGICDGRTGECYCQDYTEGLHCENCNRNFYGEPKDGGQCYHECASRGVLTQVGTQGLGSFQSHRSSWSGQETRECLWIVSPQVTRGSPELRNAIIQIEIEADRMNVTCGENAVYVYDGLPDLTGVAQQKQLIAVFCNENRGSWITEARSGHLTVHFKKGPSSEQGFNAIYSVMSCATGSCHRPYICTEDGQRCVCPKGFTGPRCAMRICPSDCNEESRRGVCDTAYGRCICAAGYGGDDCSQEVRPSSVVYTELFNSYLVSESFEHLRKTLPRFGHSLVADRRGSLWMFGGYSLSHGPLNDIRQFDTRNNTWMQVTVDSSPEDRMPQGRYYHAADIVIPRQSIYIYGGLARNGTLDDLWQFGLQTQRWSVVWWAQENTTAQRPPALAGHTLNYVRDGEREVLLLIGGYSIGQSGLQSLVWMFNLATNVWTAVVPSGEGTAGPGGIYGHTAVYHAASQLVYVYGGIRTVDGVSVVSNRLYTFSVASRTWAELPPFIYHGGEYVPAARYLHSAVATENYMLVFGGRSTNFSSLTAAQEVMVAYVYRCNQWIRLAKDADKVGTIYGYTYAQAMAQDPDGGAMYVVAGWDGSNHCRVTRIQLPDDLCDLWSGSKYFCRQYTGCSFCSVKTGGAAPSSDGPSHCYSTGASYHACETYNGTISFNSGTTCDAEWIGRRACGSFKTCSSCLATYPWHGEQESPCKWCPDCAPKGSCVQRSVECAFVKVCYTNQTATLELEQCPGVRCVAGDCVGCRAMPGCSWERDETTQRYGCQIPVTPKATPAPRNVSLETCPVPCSTYRNCTACVKHPPGARTGSSSECLWSTQLNECISPTFQPLYCSGGICGLVVQLNDAGHCPEPCASFTQCASCLRHAYCGWCARNDTDGEGVCTEGSADGPANHPAGSTCAAIYQTRSKAPTHEAEGFGWHYFKCPPENECTNGHHSCNARSQRCVDHLHGYECVCAPGYNATVVGGGGGTGGGGVGGQCVPVCSQGCVRGSCREPDVCDCEFGYVGANCSIQCQCNGHSDCAGPDRLDRCLQCHNNTKGPQCDKCLPFYVGDPRNSGGCVPCIEHCNGQTDVCIGRDQESALANLSRGQIEDLIEEGPLADAICLGCGNYTDGDRCETCVPGYFRRFVPGKPCWPCECNGHGDMCDPNTGEKCNCGNNTESDNTCSSKGKNHAYNCWSLQCTKCKDSYSGHPYNGHQCYKHITVESRMCFDAKTIDECKIKPQPLKAGQTVFFVIQPRYMNVDIRFIVDVTQGELDFYMSPTDESFIVQTNGSTGHHDIHLDGGYAWYRDSPGSASSSARVMNSDPADEVHPLNIRLSDTPATGERNSPACGGQIRYEGYLVTDRTAKDLITYVTLRQCKFLLRVFALKNRLVVTLPHTVHALGQTKFYIALRARSGSAASYGLVFFRQDQLHIHLFVFFSVFFSCFFLFLAICVLAWKAKQAADMRRARRRHVVEMLHMAKRPFGRVNLSLECPTVSRDGADGSGTTPAPHRRRGRGSKHSSTNAGGSVSGVASSNPAMTQHSLAHQHQQQPADVAPIALEPTADNYAAVGTVFVRLPGKQRSQMTLALASALIVMGRSGSYPSYAIRGHHHHHHRRRSSPGQAAGGNACAPLHASSPARHHYPHHHHHPNNHQHQQQQQQQQQQHRVEVADVVGPLAERQPFIEVHLEQVPMQPLGAQNRGH, from the exons ATGTGCCGCCGTGTAGAGATAACCGTGCGGACACTCCTATCGGCGATCGTGGTGTTGCACTTGCTACCGTACGCCTTGGTGGGATATACGCTGGCCAAAACTGCCCAACCGAAGCAGTCCTGTGATAAAACAAGACGCGTCTTCACACAGTCCCATGGGGAAATCAGTGACGGCCCATCCGGATCCAACTACACGCAG GATTCCCACTGCGAGTGGCTGATACGGGCGGCAAATGATAGTCAATTTATAACGCTCAAGTTTCGCAGCATGGGTACCGAGTGCTCGTACGACTATATCTTCATCTACGATGGAGACTCGTTTCGGTCGCCACTGTTGGGCAGCTTCAGTGGGAATACGGAACCACAGCACGTCGTCGCCAGCTCCGGTAGC ATGCTCATACTGCTGTACAGTGACACGAATTACGTGTTGGAAGGTTTTCGGGCGGAATTTTTCGTCACCAACTGCCCGAACAATTGCACCGGCAATGGACGGTGTGCTGATCATATGTGTGTCTGCGACAGCGGCTGGATGGGATCGGATTGTAGTCTGGAGGTGTGTCCGTTTCGGTGTGGCGAGGAAGAGGGCAGAGGGAAGTGCAGGACTGACCGGTGCGAATGTTCAATG GACTACGTAGGGCAATCGTGTAGCCTTCACCGATCCAACCCTGTCCCGAAGGAATGGCACTGGCTGTCAAAGTCGAGAAACGGGCTACCCCCGAGGGCGGCCCATACAGCCGTCTACCATCAACCATCCGATTCGCTGTACGTTTTCGGAGGCTACAATTTAAACGAAGTGCTTGACAGCCTTTATGTGTACCGGTTTGCGAAGAACCAGTGGGAGGATGAGTGGGGTTTGCGCGTAGAGCACAACCATACCGAGGCGTCCGGCTCGGAGGCGGAAGAGAAAGCGCTCCGGAGGGCGATGTTCCTGGAGGTCGAAACCGACCGGTTGGGTTTATCGAAGGAACCGAACTTTCTGAGCAACGTCATCTACACGCTCGCCGACAATCGGACCGACGTCGACGGGTACGGCAATGGGTCGCGCCCGGCAGCACGCTACGGTCACGCTGCGGCCACCGTCCCCGATGGCTTCGTActgttcggtggaaaactttccaccggcCAGCAAGCGAACGATCTGTGGCTGTACAATGTGTCGCACCAGGGTGGTGCGTGGTTCGAGCGGGGCTTGGAATCGCGTCTACGACCACCGCCCCTGACACGACACACACTAACGCTGGCCGGAGGGTTTTTGTACGTTTTCGGTGGTGCAACCGAGGACGGAGAGTTTTCCCCGAAGTTGTTCCGCATAGCACTGTCAGCTAGGGGTGGTGAGGAGCAGTGGGAGGAAGTGATCCCGCGCGGAGGTAAAGCGTTAGACGTGCGCATGGTGGCGCATACGACTTCGTACCAGCGGGCCACGAACTCACTGATCGTGTACGGTGGTTTGGTCGCGAACGTGGCTCGTTTTTCACGCCTCTCGGAGCGTATGTTTGCGTTCCAGCTGGATCACAAGCACTGGGCGGAACTGCAGTATCCTCGGACGGCACTGCACGATGGATACGCACCGCGCGAGCGAGCCTTTCACAGTACGAACATCATCGGCAACTATTTGCTCGTATTCGGAGGTTACTCACACAAGCACAACAAGGAGGAAATATGCTACGACAATCAGATGTACCTGTACCATCTCGGCTGCCACAGTTGGATCAATCCGGAGGTGCTGGGTGCTGTCGGTCGGTTCCGGTACCCGAAAAAACAGGGTGTGTTTGCTCACGCGGCTGCGGTGCGCGCTGGCAATACATTACTCGTAGTTGGCGGATACCATGGTAACGTGAACGGAGATCTCCTCGCCTACTCGCTGCCAGTAATGTTAGTGGTGCACGGTGGCTCGGACACACCGGAAGCGGCATGCCCTCGGCACACGTCGTTCAACGAGTGTTTGGCCGATTTGGAGTGCGGCTGGTGTTCGGCGGATAGTGTTTGCTACGGACGCACGATCGGTGCCAACTGCACCACGAACCTGCAGACGACACGCTGCAAAGGCATTTGCTCGGTACTGGGCGACTGTCATTCGTGCCTGGTGCACGGTACGTCATCGGTGGATCTAGACCCGAAAGCACCTTCCTTCTccatccatcatcatcaacagtcGATTGCGCACAAGCTCGGACTCGATCGGTGCACGTGGTGTGTGCAGAATGCCCGTTGCCATCACAAGGACGACAACTATGGTGTATGCGGGGAGGACACACCCTCGCAAAAGCCGGGCTGGTGGGGTTCGAAGGGTACGGAAGTGACAAGCCCGCGGGAGTGTACTGCCCTCGACAAACGACCCGGACTGACGTTCCTCAAGTATCTCCACCCGATGAACGTGTCCATGCCGGACGCCGTCATGATCGTGAACGCGACCATGGCCGACTTCACCTCACCACCCTCGAACACGCCCACGGAACAGCTGCTTGGGGGGCCGGGCGTGGTGGCCCGTCTGCTCGGCTTCATTCGTTTTCCTCCCGTGAGTCCCGATCAGTCGATGGCGTGGCTTCAGGCTTGCGTTAGTCACGCGAACGCCGTCCTACGTACGGTGCAGGTTCCACCACGCCGCTCGTCGGCCAACTCCCATCACCATCCAACGCTTCCGCCGGGTGGTCCCGGTCTTTCGATGAACTTCTCCGCCAACGAGAGCGTCTGCGATATGCTCAAGTGGCCCGATCGGGCCAACATTCTCGTGGATTTCCGGGCGCAGCGCAACAAAGTTGGATTTGCGCACCATCCCCACCATACCCACCACCACGGGCACCATGGGCCGGATCTGAGCAAGATGAGCCTCCAGCACGTCTACGGTGGCGCCCTGCAAGCGTTCACCTTCGAGTTTCTCGAACCGTACTCGAACGGGACGGCGTGCGAGACGTACGGCAACTGTCTCGAGTGTCTGTCCGACTCGTCGTGCGGTTGGTGCGAGCTAGCGGACCGGTGTCTCTCGCGCCAGGTAAGCGAGCGGGACGCGTGTCGCGATGGCGCTGGGAACTGGCGCTACCTTACGATTCAACCGGCGCACTGCTCGAACTGTTCGAACTATATCTCGTGCGAGCAGTGCCTGGGACCCGGAGCCGGTGGTGAATCGTGCGAATGGTGGACGGAGGATGCTACGTGCGCACGGCGTGGACGCTCGGAGGAAGCGGTCCGCACGCTCGACCAGTGTCCGATGCCGTGCTACCAGCGGGCAGATTGCTCTTCCTGCCTGAACGATCGTGGACGGTGCGTGTGGTGTGAAGCCACCAGTCAGTGCTTCTCTTTCTCCGTGTACACCAGCGAGTACCAGTTCGGGATGTGCCGGGAGTGGCTCGATCAAACGCTTCCCCTCGGGGGTGGCTCGCTGGCGCCGGCAATAGAGCCGCCACCCGTCGTCGTGCAGCAGTGCAAGTCGTGCGCGAGCCACCAGAACTGTTCGTACTGCCTGCGTTCGCTCAGCTGTGGCTGGTGCTACGACGAGGACAACCCGATCAACGGCGTCTGCATGCAGGGTGACTTTGGACGCTCGTCGAAGGAGTGCACACTGTCACTGAATGGAACGGATCGGGCGGAAACTCGAACCGGTAGCTGGGCGTATGCGCAGTGCCCGGACGTGGACGAGTGCGAGCTGGGGCTGCACGATTGTCACGAGCAGGCCGAGTGCAGCAACACGCACGGTTCGTACAACTGCAAGTGCCGCAAGGGTTACTTTGGCGACGGTGTACGTTACTGCCGGCAGACGTGCTACGAGTCGTGCGTGCACGGCCATTGCTCGGGTGCGCCCGACTTTCGGTGCGTGTGCGATCTCGGCTGGACCGGGGTGGATTGTAGCGTTAACTGTGCGTGCAACAACCACTCGACCTGCCTGCAGGGTGTGGGGAAGTGCGATCGTTGCCTCAACTGGACCGAAGGCGAGTTTTGCGAGCGATGCAGCCCGGGAAGCTACGGAAACGCAACCACCGAGGCGGGCTGTCAGCGTTGCGATTGCAATGGGCACGGGAATGTGGCGCTCGGGATCTGCGATGGCCGCACCGGAGAGTGCTACTGTCAGGATTACACCGAGGGATTGCACTGCGAGAACTGTAATCGAAATTTCTACGGCGAACCGAAGGACGGTGGACAGTGCTACCACGAGTGTGCATCGCGCGGAGTTCTCACGCAAGTCGGCACCCAGGGACTGGGATCGTTTCAATCGCACCGTTCGAGCTGGAGCGGCCAGGAGACGCGAGAATGCCTTTGGATCGTCAGCCCACAGGTGACGCGTGGTTCGCCCGAGCTTCGCAACGCCATCATTCAGATCGAAATCGAAGCGGACCGGATGAACGTGACCTGTGGGGAGAATGCGGTGTACGTGTATGACGGCCTACCGGACCTGACCGGGGTGGCCCAGCAGAAGCAGCTGATTGCAGTGTTTTGCAATGAAAATCGTGGCTCGTGGATTACGGAAGCACGGTCCGGGCATCTGACGGTACACTTCAAGAAAGGTCCCTCGAGCGAGCAGGGTTTCAATGCGATCTACTCGGTGATGAGCTGTGCGACGGGCAGTTGCCACCGGCCGTACATCTGCACCGAGGATGGGCAGCGCTGCGTTTGCCCTAAGGGTTTCACGGGGCCCCGTTGTGCGATGCGTATCTGCCCATCGGACTGCAACGAAGAGAGTCGCCGGGGCGTTTGTGATACCGCCTACGGACGGTGTATCTGTGCGGCCGGGTACGGTGGGGACGATTGTTCGCAGGAGGTGCGTCCATCGAGCGTCGTGTACACGGAACTGTTCAACTCGTACCTCGTGTCGGAAAGCTTCGAGCATCTGCGCAAGACGTTGCCTCGCTTCGGCCACTCGCTGGTGGCCGACCGGCGTGGTTCGCTGTGGATGTTCGGAGGGTACTCGCTGTCGCACGGTCCGTTGAACGATATCCGCCAGTTTGATACGCGCAACAACACCTGGATGCAGGTGACGGTCGACTCGAGCCCCGAGGACCGGATGCCCCAGGGTCGCTACTACCACGCGGCCGACATCGTTATCCCGCGGCAATCGATCTACATCTACGGCGGGCTGGCGCGCAACGGAACGCTGGACGATTTGTGGCAGTTTGGTCTGCAGACGCAACGCTGGAGTGTGGTTTGGTGGGCGCAGGAGAACACGACGGCGCAACGACCACCGGCGCTGGCAGGCCACACGCTCAACTACGTACGGGATGGCGAGCGGGAGGTgctgctcctgatcggcggtTACTCGATCGGTCAATCGGGCTTACAGAGTCTCGTTTGGATGTTCAACCTGGCGACGAACGTTTGGACGGCGGTGGTGCCCAGTGGCGAAGGTACGGCGGGTCCCGGTGGCATCTACGGCCACACGGCCGTCTATCATGCCGCTAGCCAACTGGTGTATGTTTACGGCGGCATTCGCACGGTTGACGGCGTGTCGGTCGTATCGAATCGGTTATACACGTTCAGTGTCGCTAGTAGGACGTGGGCCGAGTTGCCTCCGTTCATCTACCACGGTGGGGAGTATGTCCCGGCGGCACGCTACCTTCACTCTGCGGTCGCAACCGAAAACTACATGCTTGTGTTCGGTGGGCGATCGACCAACTTTAGCTCGCTCACGGCGGCCCAGGAGGTGATGGTGGCGTACGTGTACCGCTGCAATCAGTGGATCCGGCTGGCGAAGGACGCCGACAAGGTGGGCACCATCTACGGGTACACGTACGCGCAGGCGATGGCCCAGGATCCGGACGGGGGTGCCATGTACGTGGTGGCCGGTTGGGACGGCAGCAACCACTGTCGTGTGACGCGCATCCAGCTGCCGGACGATCTGTGCGATCTGTGGAGCGGCTCGAAGTACTTCTGCCGCCAGTACACCGGGTGTAGCTTCTGCTCGGTCAAGACGGGCGGTGCGGCACCTAGTTCCGATGGGCCATCGCACTGCTACTCGACCGGCGCTTCGTACCATGCGTGCGAGACCTACAATGGGACGATCTCGTTCAACAGTGGCACAACATGCGATGCAGAGTGGATCGGTCGGCGAGCCTGTGGTTCGTTCAAGACGTGCTCCTCCTGCCTCGCTACCTACCCGTGGCACGGCGAGCAGGAATCCCCTTGTAAGTGGTGCCCGGATTGCGCTCCCAAAGGCAGCTGCGTGCAGCGATCGGTGGAGTGTGCGTTCGTGAAGGTTTGCTACACAAACCAAACGGCAACCCTAGAGCTGGAGCAGTGCCCGGGGGTTCGATGCGTCGCGGGAGACTGTGTCGGTTGTCGCGCGATGCCTGGCTGTAGCTGGGAGCGCGATGAAACTACCCAACGGTACGGGTGTC AAATCCCGGTGACACCCAAAGCCACCCCTGCGCCTCGCAATGTATCGCTGGAAACCTGCCCGGTGCCATGCAGTACGTACCGGAACTGTACCGCCTGCGTGAAACACCCGCCGGGAGCGCGAACTGGCTCGAGCTCCGAGTGTCTCTGGTCGACGCAGTTGAACGAGTGCATTTCGCCGACCTTTCAGCCACTGTACTGTTCGGGCGGAATTTGCGGCCTAGTGGTGCAACTGAACGACGCGGGCCACTGCCCAGAACCGTGTGCTAGTTTCACGCAGTGCGCCAGCTGCCTGCGACACGCGTACTGCGGATGGTGCGCACGGAACGATACCGATGGGGAGGGCGTGTGCACGGAAGGGTCGGCGGATGGGCCGGCCAATCATCCGGCGGGCTCGACCTGTGCCGCCATCTACCAGACGCGCAGCAAGGCACCGACGCACGAGGCGGAGGGTTTCGGGTGGCATTACTTCAAGTGTCCACCGGAGAACGAGTGCACCAACGGGCATCACAGCTGCAACGCTCGGTCGCAGCGCTGTGTGGATCATCTGCATGGATACGAGTGCGTGTGCGCGCCAGGGTACAATGCTACCGTCGTTGGAGGTGGCGGTGgtactggtggtggtggtgttggtggccaATGCGTACCCGTTTGCAGTCAGGGGTGCGTGCGGGGCAGCTGCCGGGAGCCGGACGTGTGTGATTGCGAGTTTGGGTACGTCGGGGCGAACTGCAGCATCCAGTGTCAGTGCAATGGCCACTCGGACTGCGCCGGACCGGATCGGCTCGATCGATGCCTGCAGTGTCACAACAACACGAAGGGTCCGCAGTGTGATAAATGCTTGCCGTTCTACGTGGGTGATCCTCGGAACAGTGGCGGCTGTGTGCCGTGCATCGAGCATTGCAACGGCCAGACGGACGTGTGCATCGGGCGCGATCAGGAATCGGCACTGGCGAACCTTTCCCGCGGCCAGATCGAGGACCTGATCGAGGAGGGTCCGCTGGCCGACGCGATCTGTCTCGGGTGTGGCAACTACACCGACGGCGACCGCTGCGAGACGTGCGTTCCCGGGTACTTCCGGCGGTTCGTGCCCGGCAAACCGTGCTGGCCGTGCGAGTGCAACGGGCACGGTGACATGTGCGACCCGAATACGGGCGAAAAGTGCAACTGTGGCAACAACACCGAGAGCGATAACACGTGCTCGTCGAAGGGCAAAAACCACGCGTACAACTGCTGGTCGCTGCAGTGCACCAAGTGCAAGGACTCGTACTCGGGCCACCCGTACAATGGGCATCAGTGCTACAAACACATCACCGTTGAGTCACGCATGTGCTTCGATGCGAAAACGATTG AcgagtgtaaaataaaaccacaaccGCTCAAGGCCGGCCAGACGGTGTTTTTCGTCATCCAGCCGCGCTACATGAACGTGGACATACGCTTCATCGTGGACGTGACGCAGGGTGAGCTGGACTTCTACATGAGCCCCACGGACGAGTCGTTCATCGTGCAGACGAATGGGAGTACGGGGCACCATGACATTCATCTCGACGGTGGTTACGCTTGGTACCGCGATAGTCCCGGATCGGCGTCATCTTCCGCCCGTGTCATGAACTCCGACCCAGCGGACGAGGTGCACCCGCTAAACATTCGCCTCTCCGACACTCCAGCCACGGGCGAGCGCAATTCCCCAGCCTGTGGCGGTCAGATACGGTACGAGGGCTATCTGGTGACGGATCGCACTGCGAAGGACCTCATCACGTACGTGACGCTGCGTCAGTGCAAGTTCCTTCTGCGCGTGTTTGCCCTCAAGAATCGACTCGTCGTAACGCTGCCCCACACGGTACACGCGCTTGGGCAGACAAAGTTCTACATCGCTCTAAGGGCACGGTCTGGTTCGGCCGCCAGTTACGGGTTGGTGTTCTTCCGCCAGGACCAGCTGCACATCCACCTGTTCGTGTTCTTCTCCGTGTTCTTTTCGTGCTTCTTCCTGTTTCTGGCCATCTGCGTGCTTGCGTGGAAAGCCAAACAGGCGGCCGATATGCGCCGAGCCCGTCGGCGCCACGTGGTCGAAATGCTGCACATGGCCAAGCGACCGTTTGGCCGGGTGAACCTATCACTCGAGTGTCCGACGGTGTCGCGTGACGGGGCCGACGGCAGCGGAACAACTCCTGCACCACATCGACGGCGTGGTCGTGGTTCGAAACATTCCAGCACAAACGCCGGTGGATCTGTGTCCGGCGTCGCTAGCAGTAACCCAGCGATGACCCAGCATTCGCTTGCGCAtcaacaccagcaacagccGGCGGATGTGGCTCCTATTGCACTGGAACCAACGGCGGACAACTACGCAGCCGTCGGGACGGTGTTTGTCCGATTGCCCGGCAAGCAGCGATCTCAGATGACGCTTGCTTTGGCTTCGGCACTGATCGTGATGGGACGCTCCGGTAGCTACCCGTCGTACGCAATCCGtggtcaccatcatcatcatcatcgccggcGTAGCTCGCCAGGTCAAGCGGCCGGGGGGAACGCATGTGCACCTCTCCACGCCTCATCGCCTGCAAGGCATCATTAtccacatcatcatcatcatccgaacAACCAtcaacaccagcaacagcagcagcagcaacagcagcagcatcgcgTAGAGGTGGCCGACGTTGTTGGTCCGCTGGCGGAACGGCAACCGTTTATCGAGGTGCATCTCGAGCAGGTTCCGATGCAACCGCTCGGTGCGCAGAACCGCGGCCATTAA
- the LOC131293234 gene encoding cingulin — MSNQSLVTNDAADVLDTILGKLPVVPSGEFGGEPTVGGPQVASGAATSDGVKPDSLRRLAKLRHKLARQSNIMGELKRKIREKESMKPKADCDREELSFLRNRLQKEAELQRKLLEEVIAEQQRQGIDGAEWQSIRLCPDKVDEFSANPWTMGSVSMDEGMRSSCDSNLSTRSSSSGERICEAKLTERFEKELLNRDRVIEILQARLERLSVDVRKVRQGNEVRGTKRDPKPVASVPHFCESDMLHRLEFYRENTDRLGKNLEQMEQALQCIQKELGPLGDEPKVSSKLRHSETTEVPNNTRSSSCVYDDPPVSGRVVQSPKDMESQKQYSLLLHEYTKKTTECRQLSERLAKSQAGPSDPLPEETEREVLKKRCTELLDEQDQFRVLIREQATQLEDYRAKYLDAQQKTEEQRLQLDKLRHTNKRVEAQINHEVELIKRKFQDKLRELTPYPRLLEEAEAKSEQLKESNQTLYSELERALKQAKTLEDRLASVHAAKDAELQQALQHSQLELEQLREQLKQLVTEKQQSDESALQARQELDDFRTESARIIARTNDRMEQERRTAQQRYAKLETELARCRAEASFTISNREEALREMHNQIRVLSGSFDDAQLQIRSLRNQLSYLQNEKLVCLQ, encoded by the coding sequence ATGTCGAACCAGTCGTTGGTGACGAACGATGCTGCGGATGTGTTGGATACAATTCTTGGCAAGCTGCCGGTGGTACCCAGCGGGGAGTTCGGCGGGGAACCGACGGTCGGTGGTCCGCAGGTGGCGAGTGGTGCTGCCACTTCCGACGGTGTCAAACCAGATTCGTTAAGGCGATTGGCAAAACTGCGCCACAAGCTGGCACGGCAGAGCAACATAATGGGGGAGCTGAAACGGAAGATACGGGAGAAAGAATCCATGAAGCCGAAGGCGGACTGTGACCGGGAGGAGTTGTCGTTCCTTCGCAACCGTTTGCAGAAGGAGGCGGAGTTGCAGCGCAAGCTGCTAGAGGAAGTGATCGCGGAGCAGCAACGCCAAGGCATTGATGGGGCCGAGTGGCAATCGATCCGTCTGTGCCCGGATAAGGTCGACGAGTTCAGTGCCAACCCGTGGACGATGGGGAGTGTGTCGATGGACGAGGGTATGCGATCTTCTTGCGACTCCAATCTTTCGACTCGATCCAGTAGCTCCGGCGAACGGATCTGCGAAGCGAAACTAACCGAACGGTTCGAGAAGGAGCTACTCAATCGGGATCGCGTCATAGAGATTTTGCAGGCGAGGCTCGAGAGACTGTCGGTGGATGTACGCAAGGTGCGGCAGGGGAACGAAGTTCGCGGGACGAAACGCGATCCGAAACCGGTAGCGTCAGTGCCGCATTTTTGTGAGTCCGACATGCTGCACAGGCTGGAGTTCTATCGCGAGAATACAGACAGGTTGGGAAAGAACTTGGAACAGATGGAGCAGGCTCTACAGTGCATCCAGAAAGAGTTGGGCCCGCTAGGGGACGAACCAAAGGTGTCTTCTAAACTACGCCATTCGGAGACAACCGAGGTTCCGAACAATACTCGTTCGTCGAGCTGTGTGTATGACGACCCTCCAGTATCGGGGCGGGTTGTCCAAAGTCCGAAGGATATGGAGTCCCAGAAGCAGTACAGCTTGTTGCTGCACGAGTACACCAAAAAGACAACGGAGTGTCGGCAACTGTCTGAGCGGTTAGCGAAGTCCCAGGCAGGTCCCAGTGATCCGTTGCCCGAAGAAACCGAGCGAGAGGTGCTGAAGAAGCGGTGTACAGAGCTGTTGGACGAACAGGACCAGTTTCGGGTATTGATCCGCGAGCAAGCGACCCAACTCGAGGACTACCGGGCCAAATATCTAGACGCGCAGCAGAAAACCGAAGAGCAGCGGCTACAGCTGGACAAACTGCGCCACACCAACAAGCGGGTCGAGGCCCAGATCAACCACGAGGTCGAGCTGATCAAGCGCAAGTTCCAGGACAAGCTGCGCGAGCTTACGCCATATCCTCGATTGCTCGAAGAGGCAGAGGCAAAATCGGAACAGTTGAAGGAATCCAACCAAACACTTTACTCCGAGCTGGAGCGTGCCCTTAAGCAGGCCAAAACACTCGAAGACCGACTTGCCAGTGTACACGCCGCAAAGGACGCCGAACTTCAGCAAGCCCTTCAGCACTCGCAGCTAGAGCTAGAGCAGCTTCGGGAGCAACTAAAGCAGCTTGTCACCGAAAAGCAGCAATCAGACGAATCCGCTCTGCAGGCACGGCAGGAGTTGGACGATTTCCGAACGGAAAGCGCCCGGATTATCGCTCGAACCAACGACCGAATGGAGCAGGAACGCAGGACGGCCCAACAAAGGTACGCCAAGCTGGAGACGGAACTGGCGCGCTGCCGGGCGGAGGCATCGTTCACCATTTCGAACCGCGAAGAAGCTCTGCGCGAGATGCACAACCAAATCCGGGTGCTCTCCGGCAGTTTCGACGATGCGCAGCTTCAAATTCGCTCCCTACGAAATCAGCTGTCCTACCTTCAGAACGAGAAGCTGGTCTGTTTGCAATGA